One genomic window of Devosia salina includes the following:
- a CDS encoding DUF427 domain-containing protein: MDERREAEARVTPVEGRVHIIFDDAEIASTLHALSLERQGRSPLVFVPLDDVHPGILEASETQRHEDGPGDAHFYTIKTLTADGVDEAWYYPYADGAYAPIRDMLTFGGDRVSVRVSEV, encoded by the coding sequence ATGGACGAGCGCAGGGAAGCGGAAGCGCGGGTGACGCCGGTCGAGGGGCGCGTCCACATCATTTTCGATGATGCCGAGATCGCCAGCACCCTCCATGCCCTCAGCCTTGAGCGCCAGGGCCGGTCGCCCTTGGTCTTCGTGCCCCTGGACGACGTCCATCCCGGGATTCTCGAAGCCTCCGAAACCCAGCGGCACGAGGATGGGCCCGGCGACGCCCATTTCTACACCATCAAGACCCTCACTGCCGACGGTGTGGACGAAGCCTGGTACTACCCCTATGCCGACGGCGCCTATGCGCCGATCCGCGACATGCTCACCTTTGGGGGTGACCGGGTTTCGGTGCGGGTGTCAGAAGTCTAG
- a CDS encoding DMT family transporter yields the protein MTASPAEPARASAKAATGDPLRGIALKVASVCCFVVMATMLKATHTVPSGQMVFFRSFFAMLPVLGFLAWKGNLASAFQTTRPLGHVLRGLIGVTSMSLGFFALTRLPLPEATAIGYASPLIIVILSAVLLHERVHVFRWTTVLVGLVGVMVILWPRLTVLSGGAVLGDAEAVGALAAFGGAILSAFAMLQVRTLVQTERTETIVTYFFISASVISLCTIPLGWVWPTPEQAVLLVGAGVFGGLGQLLLTSCYRHADMSVIAPFEYTSLLLTIIIGFVIFADVPTITMLVGALIIVASGIAVILREHWLGLDRSKARQANTP from the coding sequence GTGACCGCGTCCCCCGCAGAGCCTGCCCGCGCTTCCGCCAAGGCTGCGACGGGTGACCCGCTGCGCGGCATTGCCCTCAAGGTCGCCTCGGTCTGCTGCTTTGTGGTCATGGCCACCATGCTCAAGGCCACCCACACCGTGCCCTCCGGGCAGATGGTGTTCTTCCGCTCATTTTTCGCCATGCTGCCCGTGCTGGGCTTCCTCGCCTGGAAGGGCAATCTTGCCAGCGCCTTCCAGACCACGCGTCCGCTCGGGCACGTGCTGCGCGGCCTGATCGGTGTCACCTCGATGAGCCTGGGCTTTTTCGCGCTGACCCGCCTGCCGCTGCCCGAAGCAACGGCCATCGGCTATGCCTCCCCGCTGATCATCGTCATTCTCTCAGCCGTGCTGCTGCATGAGCGGGTGCATGTGTTCCGCTGGACCACCGTCCTGGTGGGTCTGGTGGGCGTCATGGTCATTCTCTGGCCGCGCCTGACGGTGCTCTCGGGCGGTGCCGTGCTGGGGGATGCGGAGGCCGTGGGCGCGCTGGCTGCCTTTGGCGGCGCCATCCTGTCCGCCTTTGCCATGCTGCAGGTCCGCACCCTGGTGCAGACCGAGCGGACCGAAACCATCGTCACCTATTTCTTCATCAGTGCCAGCGTCATCAGCCTCTGCACCATTCCCCTGGGCTGGGTCTGGCCGACACCGGAGCAGGCGGTGCTGCTGGTCGGTGCCGGCGTTTTTGGCGGTCTCGGGCAATTGCTGCTGACTTCGTGCTACCGCCATGCCGACATGTCGGTCATTGCCCCGTTCGAATACACCTCGCTGCTCCTGACCATCATCATCGGCTTCGTGATCTTTGCCGATGTGCCCACCATAACCATGCTGGTCGGCGCGCTGATCATCGTCGCATCCGGCATTGCCGTCATCCTGCGTGAGCACTGGCTGGGGCTGGACAGGTCCAAGGCGCGCCAGGCCAACACGCCCTAG
- a CDS encoding EAL domain-containing protein: MYSLIAFSAAGLGALAYFGLTFTPANAILVAVVFACACVVLMERVLRQRAENRLERAIEDLSRLLATDAQAGAVLGQRINAIADLNPGQRLETVEADISVLGTVIRQVAEAVAEVEDKVAKAGSSRPASQPADARLITPPPPPAQPTPVIVPETEPVIPLEMLRQALDESRLVHHVQPVVKLPQRRAVGYDMVPRLMLEDGELAEARDFMPRRGGKDVIRIIEGTGLVEAVAIARRSRTGGQPAMMHIPLSRASLGDEASAEQLLVTLDANRAIAGALTFLVSESDWQSLTTHERAVVEQMVRKGAGFSIAGMTSLRVDVADMAALGVRSLRVDAGRFIAAPEAFTDFHMTDIANYLARFEVTLLATGIANERQIVELLDSDILLVQGDYIAAPGPVRSDLTLDSTRTVTPQLRRAEL, encoded by the coding sequence GTGTATTCGTTGATCGCGTTTTCCGCAGCCGGGCTGGGGGCATTGGCCTATTTTGGCCTGACCTTCACACCGGCCAATGCGATTCTGGTTGCCGTGGTCTTCGCCTGTGCCTGTGTTGTGCTCATGGAGCGCGTGCTGCGCCAGCGCGCCGAAAACCGGCTTGAGCGTGCCATCGAGGATCTCTCCCGACTCCTGGCCACCGACGCCCAGGCCGGCGCGGTGCTGGGCCAGCGCATCAACGCCATTGCCGACCTCAACCCTGGCCAGCGCCTCGAAACCGTCGAGGCCGATATTTCGGTCTTGGGCACGGTCATCCGGCAGGTCGCCGAAGCGGTTGCCGAAGTCGAGGACAAGGTGGCCAAGGCCGGCTCGTCCCGGCCGGCGTCGCAGCCGGCCGATGCGCGCCTGATCACGCCACCACCTCCGCCGGCCCAGCCGACTCCCGTCATCGTCCCTGAGACCGAGCCGGTCATTCCGCTCGAAATGCTGCGCCAGGCGCTCGACGAGAGCCGCCTGGTCCATCACGTGCAGCCCGTCGTCAAGCTCCCGCAACGCCGGGCCGTGGGCTATGATATGGTGCCGCGGCTAATGCTCGAGGATGGCGAACTGGCCGAAGCGCGCGATTTCATGCCGCGTCGCGGCGGCAAGGACGTGATCCGCATCATCGAAGGGACGGGCCTTGTCGAAGCCGTGGCCATCGCCCGGCGGTCCCGCACAGGTGGCCAGCCGGCCATGATGCACATCCCGCTCTCCCGTGCCTCATTGGGCGACGAGGCATCCGCCGAGCAGCTCCTGGTGACGCTCGATGCCAACCGCGCCATTGCCGGGGCGCTGACTTTCCTCGTCTCCGAGAGCGACTGGCAGTCCCTGACCACGCATGAGCGGGCCGTGGTCGAGCAAATGGTGCGCAAGGGCGCCGGTTTCTCCATCGCCGGCATGACCTCGCTCCGCGTCGATGTGGCGGATATGGCGGCCCTCGGCGTCCGCTCGCTGCGCGTCGACGCCGGCCGCTTCATTGCCGCGCCCGAAGCCTTCACCGACTTTCACATGACGGATATCGCCAACTACCTGGCGCGCTTCGAAGTGACCCTTCTGGCCACCGGCATCGCCAATGAGCGGCAGATCGTCGAACTGCTCGACAGCGACATCCTCCTGGTGCAGGGCGACTATATCGCCGCCCCCGGCCCGGTGCGCTCCGACCTGACGCTGGATTCGACCCGTACCGTCACCCCGCAATTGCGCCGCGCCGAGCTCTAG
- the groL gene encoding chaperonin GroEL (60 kDa chaperone family; promotes refolding of misfolded polypeptides especially under stressful conditions; forms two stacked rings of heptamers to form a barrel-shaped 14mer; ends can be capped by GroES; misfolded proteins enter the barrel where they are refolded when GroES binds), translating to MAAKEVKFSTDAREKMLRGVNILANAVKVTLGPKGRNVVIEKSFGAPRITKDGVSVAKEIELEDKFENLGAQLLRSVASKTNDIAGDGTTTATVLGQAIVVEGVKAVAAGFNPMDLKRGIDLAVADVIESLKGSSKKITSSSEVAQVGTISANGESSIGDMIAEAMQKVGNEGVITVEEAKTAETELDVVEGMQFDRGYLSPYFVTNAEKMTATLEDPYILLHEKKLSNLQAILPILEAVVQSQRPLLIIAEDVDGEALPTLVVNRLRAGLKVAAVKAPGFGDRRKAMLEDIAVLTGGQVISEDLGIKLENVTLDMLGTAKRVEITKENTTIVDGAGTQDEIQARVGQIKAQIEETSSDYDREKLQERLAKLAGGVAVIRVGGSTEVEVKERKDRVDDALNATRAAVEEGIVPGGGVALLRAASNIKAKGANADQEAGISIVRRALQEPLRCIANNAGAEGSVVVGKVLENSAISFGYNAATGEYGDLVSLGVIDPVKVVRTALEDAASVASLLITTEATIVEAPKAEAPAMPGGGGMGGMGGMDF from the coding sequence ATGGCCGCCAAGGAAGTCAAATTCTCCACCGATGCCCGCGAAAAGATGCTGCGCGGCGTCAACATCCTCGCCAATGCGGTGAAGGTCACCCTCGGCCCCAAGGGCCGCAACGTCGTGATCGAAAAGTCGTTCGGTGCCCCGCGCATCACCAAGGACGGCGTGTCGGTCGCCAAGGAAATCGAGCTCGAAGACAAGTTCGAGAACCTGGGCGCGCAGCTGCTGCGTTCGGTCGCTTCCAAGACCAACGACATTGCCGGTGACGGCACCACCACCGCGACCGTTCTGGGTCAGGCCATTGTCGTCGAAGGCGTCAAGGCCGTCGCCGCCGGCTTCAACCCGATGGACCTCAAGCGCGGCATCGACCTGGCCGTTGCCGACGTGATCGAGAGCCTCAAGGGCTCGTCCAAGAAGATCACCTCGTCGTCCGAAGTTGCCCAGGTCGGCACCATTTCGGCCAATGGCGAATCGTCCATCGGCGACATGATCGCCGAGGCCATGCAGAAGGTCGGCAACGAGGGTGTCATCACCGTCGAGGAAGCCAAGACCGCCGAGACTGAACTCGATGTCGTCGAAGGCATGCAGTTCGACCGCGGCTATCTCTCGCCCTATTTCGTGACCAATGCTGAAAAGATGACGGCGACCCTCGAGGACCCGTACATCCTGCTGCACGAAAAGAAGCTTTCCAACCTGCAGGCGATCCTGCCGATCCTGGAAGCTGTCGTTCAGTCCCAGCGTCCGCTGCTGATCATTGCCGAAGACGTCGATGGCGAGGCCCTGCCGACCCTGGTCGTCAACCGCCTGCGCGCCGGCCTCAAGGTCGCTGCCGTCAAGGCCCCGGGCTTTGGTGACCGCCGCAAGGCCATGCTGGAAGACATCGCTGTCCTCACCGGCGGCCAGGTGATCTCCGAAGATCTCGGTATCAAGCTCGAGAACGTGACCCTGGACATGCTCGGCACTGCCAAGCGCGTCGAGATCACCAAGGAAAACACCACGATCGTCGATGGCGCCGGCACCCAGGACGAGATCCAGGCCCGCGTCGGCCAGATCAAGGCCCAGATCGAAGAGACCTCTTCGGACTATGACCGCGAAAAGCTGCAGGAACGCCTGGCCAAGCTCGCCGGTGGTGTTGCCGTGATCCGCGTCGGTGGTTCGACTGAAGTGGAAGTCAAGGAACGCAAGGACCGCGTCGATGACGCGCTCAACGCGACCCGCGCTGCCGTTGAAGAAGGCATCGTGCCGGGTGGTGGCGTTGCCCTGCTCCGCGCTGCCTCCAACATCAAGGCCAAGGGCGCCAATGCCGACCAGGAAGCCGGTATCTCGATCGTCCGCCGCGCCCTGCAGGAGCCGCTGCGCTGCATCGCCAACAATGCTGGCGCTGAAGGCTCGGTCGTCGTGGGCAAGGTCCTCGAGAACTCCGCCATCTCGTTCGGCTACAATGCCGCGACCGGCGAATATGGCGATCTGGTTTCCCTGGGCGTCATCGACCCGGTGAAGGTGGTTCGTACCGCTCTCGAAGACGCCGCTTCGGTTGCTTCGCTGCTGATCACCACCGAGGCCACGATCGTCGAAGCCCCGAAGGCTGAGGCACCGGCAATGCCGGGCGGCGGCGGCATGGGCGGCATGGGCGGCATGGATTTCTAG
- a CDS encoding ROK family transcriptional regulator encodes MRGITQTGVRLANERAVLSLIAGIPGVSNADIARRSGLGPQTTARILADLEARDLIIRGEVLRGRRGQPATPYRLNPQGGYSLGVEIGWQHYEVLLQNIAGQAVAAVRRSYPYPDPRTVFAEVASDVEILLSGLNDGQHERLSGIAVTSPGNFGPLLDLLGTPAGLREQWAEIDVGVRMAETTGLPVVWVNDGSAAAWREITVHPTPRPSGIAGFFVGTFVSGGVVTGGSLLEGPYGNAADLGAIIVHDRSGRPAYLHLMASLHALKLRVLDGGGPALQGSPRKWDWDQIEPHVSRWLDDAGHALAQAILTTTAMIEIDLAIINGDLPESILQRLLDGTQAHLAGLPLMLAHRPRLARGRAGPSAVVFGAAQLLLFRQHFSRAWELFEPDPAK; translated from the coding sequence GTGCGCGGCATCACCCAGACGGGTGTCCGCCTGGCCAATGAGCGCGCGGTTCTGTCTCTGATTGCCGGCATTCCCGGGGTCTCCAATGCCGATATTGCGCGCCGCTCCGGCCTCGGGCCGCAGACCACCGCGCGCATCCTGGCCGATCTCGAGGCGCGTGACCTGATCATCCGGGGTGAGGTGCTGCGGGGCCGGCGCGGCCAGCCGGCGACTCCCTATCGACTCAATCCACAGGGCGGGTATTCACTGGGCGTCGAGATCGGCTGGCAGCACTACGAGGTTCTCCTGCAGAATATTGCCGGTCAGGCAGTGGCTGCGGTCAGGCGCAGCTACCCCTATCCCGATCCGCGCACCGTCTTCGCCGAAGTGGCGTCGGACGTGGAAATTCTGCTCTCCGGCCTCAACGACGGCCAGCACGAGCGCCTTTCGGGGATCGCCGTCACTTCCCCGGGCAATTTCGGGCCACTGCTCGATCTGCTCGGTACGCCCGCTGGCCTTCGCGAGCAATGGGCCGAAATCGACGTCGGTGTCCGCATGGCTGAAACCACCGGCCTGCCGGTCGTTTGGGTCAACGATGGCAGTGCGGCGGCCTGGCGGGAAATTACCGTCCACCCCACGCCGCGACCGAGTGGCATTGCGGGCTTCTTCGTGGGCACATTCGTCAGCGGCGGCGTCGTCACCGGCGGCAGCCTGCTCGAGGGGCCCTATGGCAATGCGGCCGATCTGGGGGCCATCATCGTTCACGACCGGAGCGGTCGGCCGGCCTATCTGCACCTGATGGCCTCGCTCCATGCGTTGAAACTGCGCGTGCTCGATGGCGGTGGGCCGGCACTGCAGGGTTCGCCGCGCAAATGGGATTGGGACCAGATCGAGCCGCATGTGTCGCGCTGGCTTGATGATGCCGGGCACGCCCTGGCGCAGGCCATTCTCACCACCACGGCAATGATCGAGATCGACCTGGCCATCATCAACGGCGATCTTCCCGAATCGATTCTGCAGCGACTGCTCGATGGCACCCAGGCCCATCTGGCAGGCCTGCCGCTCATGCTCGCGCATCGCCCCCGGCTGGCGCGCGGCCGCGCCGGGCCTTCTGCGGTGGTGTTCGGCGCCGCGCAATTATTGCTGTTCCGCCAGCACTTTTCGCGCGCCTGGGAGCTCTTCGAGCCCGATCCCGCCAAATAG
- a CDS encoding BrnA antitoxin family protein, with protein MRTPRRGSALDQAEAAFKSVTSKTEDKPARTTTPPEGKEMVSLRLDRAVLEHFQEDGPGWQDRINAALRVAAGLDPA; from the coding sequence ATGCGAACACCCCGACGCGGCAGTGCCCTGGATCAGGCGGAAGCTGCCTTCAAATCCGTAACAAGCAAGACCGAGGACAAACCGGCACGGACCACAACCCCGCCCGAGGGCAAGGAAATGGTGTCGCTGCGGCTCGACCGTGCCGTGCTGGAGCATTTCCAGGAAGACGGGCCCGGCTGGCAGGATCGGATCAATGCGGCGCTGCGCGTGGCCGCAGGACTGGACCCGGCCTGA
- a CDS encoding sigma-54-dependent transcriptional regulator, with protein sequence MMMTSGSDNALCGRLLLIDADVACARQTGEGLAGALLVAPRVTQVATGRSAVDMLRKTRFDVIIADLESLTDLGPSIEDAMNRLVRLAEGALILAVAGSGSVSAALGAMRAGAHDYVAKPVSGATLAGRLAELAQRHGRPRSLGVEAGPEPVVADFAGFVGASSAMQFLYEQIGRVAASSAPVFITGESGTGKDVCAEALHAKGQRAGNRFVAINCAAIPRDLMESELFGVVRGAFTGAHEDRKGAAELADGGTLFLDEVGEMDLSLQSKLLRFLQTGTISRVGETAARKVDVRVICATNRNPMQMIADRQFREDLFYRLHVLPIHLPPLRQRPSDIMVLTRHFLSRYAREEHKSFTGITQEAAQLLTAADWPGNVRQLQNLVRRLVVMFDGGEITAAMIGAADIESKVSAPAPVEAPRAERRSILPMWQQEQRIIEDAIATFGGNISMAAAALEISPSTIYRKRQSWSDMAATG encoded by the coding sequence ATGATGATGACGAGCGGAAGCGACAACGCGCTCTGCGGCCGGCTCTTGCTGATCGACGCCGATGTTGCCTGTGCCCGCCAGACCGGCGAAGGCTTGGCAGGGGCACTGCTTGTGGCGCCCCGAGTGACCCAGGTCGCGACCGGCCGATCCGCCGTGGACATGCTGCGCAAGACGCGCTTCGACGTGATCATCGCCGACCTGGAAAGCCTGACGGACCTCGGACCGAGCATCGAGGACGCAATGAACCGGCTGGTGCGACTGGCCGAAGGCGCCCTTATCCTGGCCGTGGCCGGGAGCGGTTCGGTCAGCGCGGCGCTGGGCGCGATGCGTGCCGGCGCCCACGACTATGTCGCCAAGCCGGTCAGCGGCGCGACCCTGGCCGGACGGCTGGCGGAACTGGCGCAACGCCACGGGCGACCCCGCTCGCTGGGCGTCGAGGCCGGGCCCGAGCCGGTGGTTGCCGATTTTGCCGGATTTGTGGGCGCCTCGAGCGCCATGCAATTCCTCTATGAACAGATCGGGCGCGTTGCCGCTTCCTCGGCGCCGGTGTTCATCACCGGCGAGAGCGGTACGGGCAAGGACGTCTGCGCCGAGGCCTTGCACGCCAAGGGCCAACGCGCCGGAAACCGGTTTGTCGCCATCAATTGCGCCGCCATTCCCCGCGACCTGATGGAAAGCGAGCTGTTCGGCGTGGTGCGCGGCGCCTTTACGGGTGCCCATGAGGATCGCAAGGGCGCGGCGGAACTGGCCGATGGCGGCACGCTGTTTCTCGACGAAGTGGGCGAGATGGATCTCTCGCTGCAGTCGAAGCTGTTGCGGTTCCTGCAGACGGGTACGATCAGCCGGGTGGGCGAAACCGCCGCGCGCAAGGTGGATGTGCGCGTGATCTGCGCCACCAATCGCAACCCGATGCAGATGATCGCCGACCGGCAGTTCCGTGAGGACCTATTCTATCGCCTGCACGTGCTGCCCATCCACCTGCCGCCCCTGCGCCAGCGCCCCAGCGACATCATGGTGCTGACCCGCCACTTCCTCAGCCGCTATGCCCGCGAGGAGCACAAGAGCTTCACCGGCATTACCCAGGAGGCCGCGCAATTGCTGACGGCCGCTGATTGGCCCGGCAATGTGCGGCAATTGCAGAACCTGGTGCGGCGGCTGGTGGTGATGTTCGACGGTGGCGAGATCACTGCCGCCATGATCGGCGCCGCCGACATTGAATCCAAGGTCTCCGCCCCTGCCCCGGTCGAGGCGCCGCGTGCCGAGCGCCGCAGCATCCTGCCGATGTGGCAGCAGGAACAGCGCATCATCGAGGACGCGATCGCCACGTTTGGCGGCAATATCTCGATGGCCGCGGCGGCGCTGGAGATCAGTCCCTCGACGATCTATCGCAAGCGCCAGAGCTGGTCGGACATGGCCGCTACCGGCTAG
- a CDS encoding co-chaperone GroES, producing the protein MGFRPLHDRVVVRRVDSEEKTKGGIIIPDTAKEKPSEGVIVSVGPGARDENGKINALDVKAGDRVLFGKWSGTEVKLNGEDLIIMKESDIMGVIEA; encoded by the coding sequence ATGGGCTTCCGTCCCCTGCATGACCGCGTGGTCGTCCGTCGCGTCGACAGTGAAGAAAAGACCAAAGGCGGGATCATCATCCCAGACACCGCCAAGGAAAAGCCCTCCGAGGGTGTGATCGTCTCCGTGGGCCCCGGCGCCCGCGACGAAAACGGCAAGATCAATGCGCTGGACGTCAAGGCCGGCGATCGCGTGCTCTTCGGCAAGTGGAGCGGCACCGAGGTCAAGCTCAATGGCGAAGACCTGATCATCATGAAGGAAAGCGACATCATGGGCGTGATCGAAGCGTAA
- a CDS encoding TSUP family transporter has protein sequence MLDPLLLLALLGVGMLAGFVDAIAGGGGMITVPALLSAGLPPVAALATNKMQSVVGTGMAVWTYWRRGFVNLPSLIPAIALTFAGSFLGALTVSQLDTSLLDIAVPVALIAIALYFLFAPKLSDADKAARLPFGPLVPVMGFAIGFYDGVFGPGTGSFFTIGFVLLFGLGLTRATGSTKALNFTSNLAALAIFIPQGHVVWPVAIVMALGQLIGGYVGAHTGIRYGARVIRPLVVVVSIALAIKLLAFP, from the coding sequence ATGCTCGACCCTCTCCTCCTTCTCGCCCTGCTGGGCGTTGGCATGCTGGCTGGCTTTGTCGATGCCATCGCCGGCGGGGGCGGCATGATCACCGTGCCGGCCCTGCTCTCGGCGGGCCTGCCACCGGTGGCAGCGCTCGCCACCAACAAGATGCAGAGTGTCGTGGGCACGGGCATGGCTGTCTGGACCTATTGGCGGCGCGGTTTTGTCAACCTGCCCAGCCTCATCCCGGCGATTGCCTTGACCTTTGCCGGCAGCTTTCTCGGGGCACTCACGGTCAGCCAGCTCGATACCAGCCTGCTCGATATCGCCGTGCCCGTGGCGCTGATCGCCATCGCGCTCTATTTCCTCTTCGCCCCCAAACTCTCCGATGCCGACAAGGCCGCCCGCCTGCCCTTCGGGCCCCTCGTGCCGGTCATGGGCTTTGCCATCGGCTTTTACGACGGGGTCTTCGGGCCAGGCACCGGCTCGTTCTTCACCATCGGCTTTGTGCTGTTGTTCGGGCTCGGATTGACGCGCGCCACCGGCAGCACCAAGGCGCTCAATTTCACGTCCAACCTGGCGGCGCTGGCCATTTTCATCCCGCAGGGGCACGTTGTCTGGCCGGTCGCCATTGTCATGGCGCTGGGCCAGCTCATTGGCGGTTATGTCGGAGCCCATACCGGCATCCGCTATGGCGCCAGGGTCATTCGCCCCCTTGTGGTCGTCGTCTCGATCGCCCTGGCGATCAAGCTCCTGGCCTTCCCCTGA